A window of Cellulomonas fimi contains these coding sequences:
- a CDS encoding NUDIX domain-containing protein produces MPRTPTDPDPTPDAGPTTGPTAPTAPAEHYAADDHLGHRTLLVAAAYVVLRRGDEVLLQLRRGTGYRDGHWAVLAGHVDPGESVHEAAVREAAEEAGVTVRVEDLRPLTTLHRFERGGPAVEQRVDVFFEARAWTGDPVRREEDKAEHLGWFPLDGLPEPVVPHERLVLDALARGEDPPRVVSLPG; encoded by the coding sequence ATGCCGCGCACCCCCACCGACCCGGACCCGACGCCGGACGCCGGACCGACGACCGGCCCGACGGCGCCGACGGCCCCGGCCGAGCACTACGCCGCCGACGACCACCTCGGGCACCGCACGCTGCTGGTCGCCGCCGCGTACGTCGTCCTGCGGCGGGGTGACGAGGTGCTGCTGCAGCTGCGCCGAGGGACGGGCTACCGCGACGGGCACTGGGCCGTGCTCGCGGGCCACGTCGACCCGGGCGAGTCGGTGCACGAGGCCGCGGTGCGCGAGGCCGCCGAGGAGGCGGGCGTCACCGTGCGCGTCGAGGACCTGCGGCCGCTGACGACGCTGCACCGCTTCGAGCGCGGCGGCCCGGCGGTCGAGCAGCGCGTCGACGTGTTCTTCGAGGCGCGCGCGTGGACGGGCGACCCGGTGCGGCGGGAGGAGGACAAGGCGGAGCACCTCGGGTGGTTCCCGCTCGACGGCCTGCCCGAGCCCGTCGTCCCGCACGAGCGGCTCGTCCTGGACGCGCTGGCCCGCGGCGAGGACCCGCCGCGAGTCGTGTCGCTCCCGGGCTGA
- a CDS encoding sigma-70 family RNA polymerase sigma factor, producing the protein MTLTTTEQDFETLVEPLRRELLAHCYRMTGSLHDAEDVLQDAYLRAWRAFDRFEGRSSVRTWMYRITTNTCLTHLEGRSRRPLPTGLGAPAADPAVEPREEHAVSWLEPLPDSVVWSTAPDDPAADVVTRDSVRLAFVAALQHLTAQQRAVLVLRDVLQWSAAEVADALDLTVAGVNSTLQRARAHVAKLDPDDAGTLDDERRRRLLDAYVEAFESYDIGGIVALMTEDVVWEMPPYPEWYRGRADVAALIGTWCPAKGPGALRLVPAAVNGQPAFGVYLLDPDGVHRAFQLAVLDVGAAGVQRVVVWFGVERLTACGLPAELPPESAPA; encoded by the coding sequence GTGACGCTGACCACCACCGAGCAGGACTTCGAGACGCTCGTCGAGCCGCTGCGACGCGAGCTCCTGGCGCACTGCTACCGCATGACGGGCTCGCTGCACGACGCGGAGGACGTGCTCCAGGACGCCTACCTGCGGGCCTGGCGGGCGTTCGACCGGTTCGAGGGGCGCTCGTCGGTGCGGACGTGGATGTACCGCATCACGACGAACACCTGCCTCACCCACCTGGAGGGCCGGTCCCGCCGCCCGCTGCCGACCGGGCTCGGCGCACCCGCGGCCGACCCGGCGGTCGAGCCGCGCGAGGAGCACGCCGTGTCGTGGCTGGAGCCGCTGCCGGACTCCGTCGTGTGGTCGACGGCCCCGGACGACCCCGCCGCGGACGTCGTGACGCGTGACAGCGTGCGGCTGGCGTTCGTCGCCGCGCTCCAGCACCTCACCGCGCAGCAGCGGGCGGTGCTCGTGCTGCGGGACGTGCTGCAGTGGAGCGCCGCTGAGGTCGCCGACGCGCTGGACCTGACCGTCGCGGGCGTGAACTCGACGCTCCAGCGCGCACGCGCGCACGTCGCGAAGCTCGACCCGGACGACGCCGGCACGCTCGACGACGAGCGCCGCCGCCGACTGCTCGACGCGTACGTCGAGGCGTTCGAGTCGTACGACATCGGCGGGATCGTCGCGCTCATGACCGAGGACGTGGTGTGGGAGATGCCGCCGTACCCGGAGTGGTACCGCGGCCGGGCCGACGTCGCCGCGCTCATCGGCACGTGGTGCCCCGCGAAGGGCCCGGGGGCGCTGCGGCTCGTGCCCGCGGCGGTCAACGGCCAGCCCGCGTTCGGCGTGTACCTGCTCGACCCCGACGGCGTGCACCGGGCGTTCCAGCTCGCGGTGCTCGACGTCGGTGCGGCGGGTGTGCAGCGCGTCGTCGTGTGGTTCGGCGTCGAGCGTCTCACCGCGTGCGGGCTCCCCGCCGAGCTCCCGCCCGAGTCGGCGCCGGCGTAG
- a CDS encoding ferredoxin reductase has protein sequence MGRLTAEPDDEAAPVSPDDAPYRLPWRVATLVATRRETPTATTLELDVPGWRGAMAGQHVDVRLTAEDGYSTQRSYSLASPGTLGLPTGADVDGSPERIALTVQVVEDGEVSPYLTQDLVVGDEIELRGPIGNWFVWHATDPHPVQLVAGGSGLVPLMSMLRTRRRARSRSPFRLLVSVRTPLDAIYADELDTFDDVDVTRVWTRRGPHGWTGRVGRVDADLLAQACFPPDERPHVFVCGPTPFVETVADLLVDLGHDPERIRTERFGPTGT, from the coding sequence TTGGGGCGACTGACCGCCGAGCCGGACGACGAGGCCGCCCCGGTCTCCCCCGACGACGCCCCGTACCGCCTGCCGTGGCGCGTCGCGACCCTCGTCGCCACGCGCCGTGAGACGCCCACCGCGACGACCCTCGAGCTCGACGTGCCCGGCTGGCGCGGCGCGATGGCGGGTCAGCACGTCGACGTGCGGCTGACCGCCGAGGACGGTTACTCGACGCAGCGCTCGTACTCGCTCGCGTCCCCCGGCACGCTCGGGCTGCCCACCGGCGCCGACGTCGACGGCTCCCCCGAGCGCATCGCGCTCACCGTGCAGGTCGTCGAGGACGGCGAGGTGTCGCCCTACCTCACGCAGGACCTCGTCGTGGGCGACGAGATCGAGCTGCGCGGGCCGATCGGCAACTGGTTCGTCTGGCACGCGACCGACCCGCACCCGGTGCAGCTCGTCGCGGGCGGCTCCGGGCTCGTGCCGCTCATGTCGATGCTGCGGACCCGGCGCCGGGCGCGGTCGCGCTCACCGTTCCGGCTGCTCGTGTCCGTCCGCACGCCGCTCGACGCGATCTACGCCGACGAGCTCGACACGTTCGACGACGTCGACGTCACGCGCGTGTGGACGCGCCGCGGCCCGCACGGCTGGACCGGGCGGGTCGGGCGCGTCGACGCCGACCTGCTCGCGCAGGCGTGCTTCCCGCCCGACGAGCGCCCGCACGTCTTCGTGTGCGGCCCGACGCCGTTCGTCGAGACGGTCGCGGACCTGCTCGTCGACCTCGGGCACGACCCGGAGCGCATCCGGACCGAGCGGTTCGGGCCGACCGGCACCTGA
- a CDS encoding sulfite oxidase-like oxidoreductase, which translates to MAIVSRGFRGRREADPRLPPGQYLERGFPVLSAGPTPRTDLSTWTFSLGGASGPRATWSWAELTALPADDVVVDIHCVTKWTKLDTSWRGVSLDRLLDAVEVADDEQYALAHCDGGYTTNVPLADLRGGQAWIAYRYDGAPLPPEHGGPARLLIPHLYFWKSAKWVRRIDLLTDDQWGFWEKLGYHQYGDPWKEQRYWGD; encoded by the coding sequence ATGGCGATCGTCTCCCGCGGCTTCCGCGGACGACGCGAGGCCGACCCGCGCCTGCCACCGGGCCAGTACCTCGAACGCGGCTTCCCGGTGCTGTCGGCCGGGCCCACCCCGCGCACCGACCTGTCGACGTGGACCTTCTCGCTCGGTGGCGCCTCCGGGCCGCGCGCCACATGGTCCTGGGCGGAGCTCACGGCGCTGCCCGCCGACGACGTCGTCGTCGACATCCACTGCGTCACCAAGTGGACCAAGCTCGACACGTCCTGGCGCGGGGTCTCGCTCGACCGCCTCCTCGACGCGGTCGAGGTCGCGGACGACGAGCAATACGCGCTCGCGCACTGCGACGGCGGCTACACGACCAACGTGCCGCTCGCCGACCTCCGCGGCGGGCAGGCGTGGATCGCGTACCGGTACGACGGTGCGCCGCTGCCGCCCGAGCACGGCGGCCCCGCGCGCCTGCTGATCCCGCACCTGTACTTCTGGAAGTCCGCGAAGTGGGTCCGCCGCATCGACCTGCTGACCGACGACCAGTGGGGCTTCTGGGAGAAGCTCGGCTACCACCAGTACGGGGACCCGTGGAAGGAGCAGCGGTATTGGGGCGACTGA
- a CDS encoding DEAD/DEAH box helicase: MTTFADLGVPAVLVRALADDGITSPFPIQTATLRDSLAGTDVLGRGRTGSGKTLAFAIPVVARTAAAGRRTAPSRPRALVLAPTRELASQIDATIAPLAAAAGLSTTVVFGGVAQSRQVTALQRGADILVACPGRLEDLLRQGLVSLDDVAITVLDEADHMADLGFLPVVKRLLDRTPRTGQRLLFSATLDNGVDVLVKRYLTTPVEHAVDTAQSPVAAMTHHLLEVADADSKKAVVRALASGTGRRVLFTRTKHQAKKLAKQLTADGIPSVDLHGNLGQGARERNLEAFSTGAVRVLVATDIAARGIHVDDVGLVVHVDPPAEHKAYLHRSGRTARAGAGGDVVTLVLPEQRADVRALTRAAKITAQPRPVALGDAHLDALVGEVAAPVAPAPAAPAARPTSSRPSQGGGSRGSGGRGGAGRGAGSSARGGSTSGPSNGARSGGGSRAAGGARAGGTGRPVDGGRPTGGGRASGTRSATSGTSSTLRYSSGGPTPSTAPADTSAGAGAGRRGRRGGRGRAGRPAGAPSGG, from the coding sequence GTGACCACCTTCGCCGATCTCGGCGTGCCCGCCGTGCTCGTCCGCGCCCTCGCGGACGACGGCATCACCAGCCCGTTCCCCATCCAGACCGCGACGCTGCGCGACTCGCTCGCCGGCACCGACGTCCTCGGCCGCGGCCGCACCGGCTCCGGCAAGACGCTCGCGTTCGCCATCCCGGTCGTCGCGCGCACCGCCGCCGCCGGGCGCCGCACGGCGCCGTCCCGACCGCGCGCGCTCGTCCTCGCGCCGACCCGCGAGCTCGCGAGCCAGATCGACGCGACGATCGCCCCGCTCGCCGCCGCCGCGGGCCTGAGCACGACCGTCGTGTTCGGCGGCGTCGCGCAGTCCCGCCAGGTCACCGCGCTCCAGCGCGGCGCCGACATCCTCGTCGCGTGCCCCGGCCGGCTCGAGGACCTGCTCCGGCAGGGGCTCGTGTCGCTCGACGACGTCGCGATCACCGTCCTCGACGAGGCCGACCACATGGCTGACCTCGGCTTCCTGCCCGTCGTCAAGCGACTGCTCGACCGCACCCCGCGCACGGGCCAGCGCCTGCTGTTCTCCGCGACGCTCGACAACGGCGTGGACGTGCTCGTCAAGCGCTACCTCACGACGCCCGTCGAGCACGCCGTCGACACCGCGCAGTCCCCCGTCGCCGCGATGACGCACCACCTGCTCGAGGTCGCCGACGCCGACTCCAAGAAGGCCGTCGTCCGCGCGCTCGCGTCGGGTACCGGTCGCCGCGTGCTGTTCACGCGCACCAAGCACCAGGCGAAGAAGCTCGCCAAGCAGCTCACCGCCGACGGCATCCCGTCGGTCGACCTGCACGGCAACCTCGGCCAGGGCGCGCGCGAGCGCAACCTCGAGGCGTTCTCGACGGGCGCCGTCCGCGTCCTCGTCGCGACGGACATCGCCGCGCGCGGCATCCACGTCGACGACGTCGGCCTGGTCGTGCACGTCGACCCGCCCGCCGAGCACAAGGCGTACCTGCACCGCTCCGGCCGCACGGCCCGCGCCGGCGCCGGCGGCGACGTCGTGACCCTCGTGCTCCCCGAGCAGCGCGCCGACGTCCGCGCCCTCACGCGGGCCGCCAAGATCACGGCGCAGCCGCGACCCGTCGCCCTCGGCGACGCGCACCTCGACGCGCTCGTCGGGGAGGTCGCGGCCCCGGTCGCACCCGCCCCCGCTGCTCCGGCCGCGCGGCCCACCTCCTCGCGCCCGTCGCAGGGCGGCGGCTCGCGCGGGTCCGGTGGGCGCGGCGGTGCCGGGCGAGGCGCCGGGTCGTCGGCCCGTGGCGGCTCGACCTCCGGCCCGTCGAACGGCGCTCGCAGCGGCGGCGGCTCGCGCGCCGCGGGCGGCGCGCGAGCCGGAGGCACCGGTCGTCCGGTCGACGGCGGACGCCCCACCGGCGGCGGCCGCGCGAGCGGCACGCGCTCCGCGACGAGCGGCACGTCCAGCACCCTGCGGTACAGCTCCGGTGGCCCGACGCCGTCGACCGCCCCGGCCGACACCTCCGCCGGTGCGGGCGCGGGACGGCGCGGCCGTCGCGGTGGCCGCGGCCGTGCGGGTCGCCCCGCGGGCGCACCCTCGGGCGGCTGA
- a CDS encoding VOC family protein has product MSTAPVPGQGAAVRSVARAPHDSIAAGTGMDAVTLLVGDLDRQLRFYRDAIGLDVLPDPGERFGDARPDVVTLGRGSTPLVVLRHTPDLPPAQRGAAGLFHTALLFDDRAGLAATLASVAQRAPETYVGSADHLVSLAFYLTDPEGNGVELYWDRSRDQWQHDADGRVVMDSLRLDPNGFVRDHLAQDLDQRPEGDAVVGHVHLQVGDVPSARAFYVDALGFDVTAEWHGALFVSAGGYHHHLAMNTWNSAGAGPRASALGLGEVRIVVPSADDLGALADRVAFTGTRPVDDGATLLFEDPWRNVVRVSAAA; this is encoded by the coding sequence ATGTCCACCGCTCCCGTCCCCGGCCAGGGGGCCGCCGTCCGCAGCGTCGCCCGTGCGCCGCACGACTCGATCGCCGCCGGCACCGGCATGGACGCCGTGACGCTCCTCGTCGGCGACCTCGACCGCCAGCTGCGGTTCTACCGCGACGCGATCGGCCTCGACGTGCTGCCCGACCCCGGCGAGCGCTTCGGCGACGCACGCCCCGACGTCGTGACCCTCGGCCGCGGCTCGACGCCCCTCGTGGTCCTGCGGCACACGCCCGACCTCCCGCCCGCGCAGCGCGGCGCGGCTGGCCTGTTCCACACCGCGCTCCTCTTCGACGACCGCGCCGGGCTCGCCGCGACGCTCGCCTCGGTCGCGCAGCGCGCCCCCGAGACCTACGTCGGCTCCGCCGACCACCTCGTGTCGCTCGCGTTCTACCTGACGGACCCCGAGGGCAACGGCGTCGAGCTCTACTGGGACCGCAGCCGCGACCAGTGGCAGCACGACGCCGACGGCCGCGTCGTCATGGACTCCCTGCGGCTCGACCCCAACGGCTTCGTGCGCGACCACCTCGCACAGGACCTCGACCAGCGGCCCGAGGGCGACGCCGTCGTCGGGCACGTCCACCTGCAGGTCGGCGACGTGCCGTCCGCCCGCGCCTTCTACGTCGACGCGCTCGGGTTCGACGTCACGGCCGAGTGGCACGGCGCGCTCTTCGTGTCGGCCGGCGGCTACCACCACCACCTCGCGATGAACACGTGGAACAGCGCGGGCGCCGGCCCGCGCGCGTCCGCCCTGGGCCTCGGCGAGGTGCGCATCGTCGTGCCCAGCGCGGACGACCTCGGCGCGCTCGCGGACCGCGTGGCGTTCACCGGCACGCGTCCCGTCGACGACGGCGCGACGCTGCTGTTCGAGGACCCGTGGCGCAACGTCGTCCGGGTCAGCGCGGCGGCCTGA
- a CDS encoding CYTH and CHAD domain-containing protein: MAHHEVETAFEVPPDAPLPDLAGVPGVARVEHRDPDRLVAVYWDSPRLDLARAGVSMRRRTGGHDAGWHLKVPLGGGDEGRRRAEHGADLTSATPPDELVALVRSRLRDAAPEPVVELVTTRTVTLLLDEDGAVLAEVADDVVEARTPRHAGPDGEGGPGGGDGPGGDGPGDEGPGDEGPGDGGPRGGDDPGRGDGPGGGDAPAGDGTRASADAGALARWREWEVELVAGDDALLAAAGAALAAAGGVPRATSKLRRALGAAVPAPPSPEPADGTAAEAVRARVARDVERLLAAETGVRLGDDEAVHDARVAVRRLRTTLGVFRPVVDRGVTDPVRDDLREVGRTLGAARDPFVEQAALLERLAAEPVELVLGPVERRVVDDRSAARDEALVRAVALLDAPEHLRLLTTLDAWSTALPRGPRADDDAVDVLPRRVARAWRRLERRAREADDATGEARDVARHALRKAARRARYAATTAAPVVGRPARRSASRAHAVQDVLGRQQDTVVRRATLRRLGVQAHLDGENAFTFGRLHALEQAAAESAEREAARAVRRALAPKHRAWTA, encoded by the coding sequence ATGGCGCACCACGAGGTCGAGACCGCGTTCGAGGTCCCGCCGGACGCCCCGCTGCCCGACCTCGCGGGCGTGCCGGGCGTCGCGCGCGTCGAGCACCGTGACCCGGACCGGCTGGTCGCCGTGTACTGGGACTCGCCCCGGCTCGACCTCGCCCGCGCCGGGGTCTCGATGCGGCGGCGCACGGGCGGCCACGACGCGGGCTGGCACCTCAAGGTGCCGCTGGGCGGTGGCGACGAGGGGCGGCGGCGCGCCGAGCACGGCGCCGACCTGACGTCCGCGACGCCGCCCGACGAGCTCGTCGCGCTGGTCCGGTCACGGCTGCGCGACGCGGCGCCCGAGCCGGTCGTCGAGCTCGTGACGACCCGCACGGTCACGCTGCTGCTCGACGAGGACGGCGCGGTGCTCGCCGAGGTCGCCGACGACGTCGTCGAGGCGCGCACGCCCCGGCACGCCGGACCGGACGGCGAGGGCGGTCCGGGCGGTGGCGACGGTCCCGGCGGCGACGGTCCCGGCGACGAGGGTCCGGGCGACGAGGGTCCGGGCGACGGCGGTCCGCGCGGTGGCGACGATCCGGGCCGTGGCGACGGTCCCGGCGGTGGCGATGCTCCGGCCGGCGACGGCACGCGGGCGTCGGCGGACGCCGGGGCGCTGGCGCGCTGGCGCGAGTGGGAGGTCGAGCTCGTCGCGGGCGACGACGCGCTGCTCGCGGCCGCCGGTGCGGCGCTGGCGGCGGCGGGCGGGGTGCCGCGGGCGACGTCGAAGCTCCGGCGAGCGCTCGGTGCGGCGGTCCCGGCGCCGCCGTCGCCCGAGCCGGCGGACGGCACGGCCGCGGAGGCGGTGCGTGCGCGGGTCGCGCGCGACGTCGAGCGGCTGCTGGCCGCGGAGACGGGCGTGCGACTCGGCGACGACGAGGCCGTGCACGACGCGCGCGTCGCGGTGCGCCGGCTCCGCACGACGCTGGGCGTCTTCCGCCCGGTCGTGGACCGCGGCGTGACGGACCCGGTGCGCGACGACCTGCGGGAGGTCGGACGCACGCTGGGCGCCGCGCGGGACCCGTTCGTGGAGCAGGCTGCCCTGCTCGAGCGGCTCGCCGCCGAGCCGGTGGAGCTCGTGCTCGGTCCCGTCGAGCGCCGGGTCGTCGACGACCGGTCGGCGGCCCGCGACGAGGCCCTCGTGCGTGCCGTCGCGCTGCTCGACGCGCCCGAGCACCTGCGGCTGCTCACGACGCTCGACGCGTGGTCGACGGCGCTGCCGCGCGGTCCGCGCGCGGACGACGACGCCGTGGACGTCCTCCCTCGCCGCGTGGCGCGCGCGTGGCGTCGGCTCGAGCGCCGGGCCCGGGAGGCCGACGACGCGACGGGCGAGGCGCGGGACGTCGCACGGCACGCGCTGCGCAAGGCCGCCCGCCGGGCGCGGTACGCGGCGACGACGGCGGCGCCGGTCGTCGGTCGCCCCGCGCGGCGCAGCGCGTCGAGGGCGCACGCGGTGCAGGACGTCCTCGGCCGTCAGCAGGACACGGTCGTGCGCCGGGCGACGCTGCGGCGGCTCGGCGTGCAGGCGCACCTGGACGGCGAGAACGCGTTCACCTTCGGGCGGCTGCACGCGCTCGAGCAGGCGGCCGCGGAGTCGGCCGAGCGCGAGGCCGCGCGGGCGGTCCGTCGCGCCCTCGCCCCGAAGCACCGTGCCTGGACGGCCTGA
- a CDS encoding energy-coupling factor transporter transmembrane component T family protein has product MNGPALGRALPHDSPLHRRNPTVKLAVSSVVSLVLLVPVDPWTPGVLLLLALPAAAIGGRVDPRTVLRALALFAPFAVSVLAVNAVTRPGDVLARVGALEVTTTGLSVGTALALRTLLVGLLSVAFTLTTDAGRLMTSLHQHARLGPRVTFAVLAGYRVLEQLPERWETVRRAQAVREPGRRPGAPLPRDPGSLARAAFTVLVVSLRQGERLAIALEQRGLGTGPRTVAHPVPLDRRDAVLAAVVLGTVGLVLLASWRAGVLQTWATVG; this is encoded by the coding sequence ATGAACGGCCCCGCGCTCGGCCGGGCGCTCCCGCACGACTCGCCGCTGCACCGCCGCAACCCGACCGTGAAGCTCGCCGTGTCGTCCGTCGTGTCGCTCGTGCTGCTCGTGCCGGTCGACCCGTGGACGCCGGGCGTCCTGCTGCTCCTCGCACTCCCCGCCGCGGCGATCGGCGGGCGCGTCGACCCGCGGACCGTCCTGCGGGCGCTCGCGCTGTTCGCGCCGTTCGCCGTCTCGGTGCTGGCCGTCAACGCGGTCACGCGCCCGGGCGACGTCCTCGCGCGCGTCGGCGCTCTCGAGGTGACGACGACGGGCCTGTCGGTCGGGACCGCGCTCGCGCTGCGCACGCTGCTGGTGGGGCTGCTCTCCGTCGCGTTCACGCTCACGACCGACGCGGGACGCCTCATGACCAGCCTGCACCAGCACGCGCGGCTCGGGCCGCGGGTCACGTTCGCGGTGCTCGCCGGCTACCGCGTGCTCGAGCAGCTCCCCGAGCGGTGGGAGACGGTGCGCCGGGCGCAGGCGGTGCGGGAGCCGGGCCGTCGTCCCGGGGCGCCGCTCCCCCGCGACCCCGGGTCGCTCGCCCGCGCCGCGTTCACCGTCCTCGTGGTGTCCCTGCGCCAGGGTGAGCGGCTCGCGATCGCGCTCGAGCAGCGGGGTCTCGGGACCGGGCCGCGCACCGTGGCGCACCCCGTGCCCCTGGACCGCCGCGACGCGGTGCTCGCCGCCGTCGTGCTCGGGACCGTCGGGCTCGTGCTGCTCGCGTCGTGGCGGGCCGGCGTGCTGCAGACGTGGGCGACGGTCGGGTGA